One Camarhynchus parvulus unplaced genomic scaffold, STF_HiC, whole genome shotgun sequence genomic window carries:
- the EIF3K gene encoding eukaryotic translation initiation factor 3 subunit K, with the protein MALFEQMRANVGKLLRGIDRYNPENLATLERYVETQAKENAYDLEANLAVLKLYQFNPAFFQTGVTAQILLKALTNLPHTDFTLCKCMIDQAHQEERPIRQILYLGELLETCHFQSFWQALDENMELLEGITGSEDSVRKFICHVVGITYQHIDRWLLAEMLGDLSESQLRVWMSKYGWTEPEPGRILISNQEENIKPKNIVEKIDFDSVSSIMASSL; encoded by the exons ATGGCGCTGTTCGAGCAGATGCGGGCGAACGTGGGGAAACTGCTGCGGGGCATCGACCG GTACAACCCCGAGAACCTGGCCACTCTGGAGCGCTACGTGGAGACGCAGGCCAAGGAGAACGCCTACGACCTGGAGGCCAACCTGGCCGTGCTGAAGCT GTACCAGTTCAACCCGGCCTTCTTCCAGACCGGGGTGACGGCGCAGATCCTGCTCAAGGCGCTCACCAACCTGCCCCACACCGACTTCACCCTCTGCAAGTGCATGATCGACCAGGCCCAC CAAGAGGAGCGGCCCATCCGGCAGATCCTGTacctgggggagctgctggagaccTGCCACTTCCAGTCCTTCTGG CAAGCGCTGGATGAgaacatggagctgctggaggggatcACCGGCTCCGAGGACTCCGtcaggaaat TCATTTGCCACGTGGTGGGGATCACGTACCAGCACATCGACCGCTGGCTGCTCGCCGAGATGCTGGGGGACCTCTCAg AGTCACAGCTGAGGGTGTGGATGAGCAAATACGGGTGGAcggagccggagccggggcGGATCCTTATCTCCAACCAGGAGGAGAACATCAAACCCAAGAACATCGTGGAGAAGATCGACTTCGACA gtgtgtccagcaTCATGGCGTCCTCTCTCTGA